Within the Gammaproteobacteria bacterium genome, the region CTAAAACGAATCGTGCAGCGATCGAATTGGGTGCTAATGTCGGGATGATGATCTTCGCGATTAGCGATCCAGGCGACGGCATTTACGAATTCGATAGTTTCGTGAAAACTTTTAAAATGAAAAGTGCGCTGAATGTGGGTGTGTTCGTTATCAACTTCCCAATCAGTGTGGAGTTTTTGCATGAGACTGCGCGCAACGGCCGCGCTTAAAGGTCGCGTGCCTTTACGAATGGGTTCGCAGTGATGGGCTGTCAACTTACTCATTACCGACAATCTCCAGAAATTCCGTTTGTTTGGTTCGGTTGTGGTGGAGCTCCTGTTGAGATACTCCTTTTTCATCGAGTCAGCTGCTAAGATGCCTTGGCAAGAGAAAATCAGTTTTGCCTAAAAGGGTGCTGCTGAGCGCTTTAACACCGTTAGCAAAAAAGCATGAGTTTCAATAAAATCCTAGACTTAGCTAAACCTTTTAAAGTTTAGTCCACGTTTTGTCAAAAGGCACGCGTTAATTATGAGCAAAAACCCCGAGAATTTAATCTGGATTGATTTGGAAATGACGGGGTTAGATACGCAACTCGATTTCATCATTGAGATTGCGACTATCGTGACGGATAAAGAATTGAATATTTTGGCGGAAGGCCCGATGTTGGCGATTCATCAAAGCGATGCGGTATTAGCCGGCATGGATGCGTGGAATACTCGTCAACATAATCAGTCGGGTTTGGTGACGCGGATAGTCAGTAGTCACATTAATGAGGCACTGGCCGAACAACAAACGCTAGCTTTTTTGGCGGATTATGTGGGTAAAGGTTTGTCGCCTATGTGTGGCAACAGCATTTGCCAAGATCGGCGTTTCTTGGCGCGCGTGATGCCGAGTTTGGAAAGTTATTTTAGTTATCGCAACTTAGATGTGAGCACCATCAAAGAGTTAACGAAACGCTGGGCACCGACGGTGTCTGCGGGTTTTGAGAAAAAAGGCAGTCATTTGGCGCTGGATGATATTCGAGAATCTATTGAAGAATTGCGTTATTACCGTCAGCAGGTCTTCAAGATTTAGTTTCAATCGGCAGGTCGTCACGGTTGCCCCAATCTGACCATGCGCCGGGATAGCCTTTCACTTGCGGATATCCCATCGCTTCTAATAAAACACACAGCAAAGCCGAGCGTTGATGGCTTTGACAATAACTCACAATCGTTTGCTGAGGATTAATTCCGGTCGCTTCAAATAAACGATGTAACAATTCTGGCGATTTAAAACGTCCGCTGTTATCAGGATCTTTGGTCAGCAGCCAATTGAGATTTAAGGCGTTGGGAATATGACCGCCGTGTGCGCTGCGCACATCTTCACCGCGATATTCGGCGGGTGTGCGTGCATCAATAATACAAAGCGCGGGATTGGCAGAATTCGCCTGTATCCATGTTGCATCGACCATGGACTCACTCTTTAACGCCGTTTTAAAAGTAACCGCTGCTCGTGAGATCGCGAGCTGAGTGTTGATAGGCAGGCGCAGATGATGCCAAGCATTAAATCCACCGTCTAACATCGCGACGTGTTGTGCTCCGATAGCGCGTGTGGTCCAAACAAAACGTCCAGCAGCGGGTCCACCTTGATCGTCATACACCACCACCGAGCTGCTTTCGCTAATGCCAATATTACCTAAGTGCAGGGCGAGCTCATTGGGTGCGGGTAACAAACCAACACGTGGAGCATCATTGCGATTGAGCAGGCTGGCATCAAACCAAATAGCGTTGGGTAAATGATTTTCTATATACGCGCGACGTTCGCGGATGTCGATGATGATGAAATCGCTTAAGTGCGTATGTAAAACTTCAGGGCTGATGATAAAAGCGGGATTAAAGGTCACGAATCAATATCCAATGGATCGATGCTGTGCTTCAAGCGAACTTCCGTGAGCGTCGTTTTGATCGCGGGCGTAAGAATAGTCGGCGTTGCTTGTGCCAACGTCTCAGGATAGTCCAACGTGGTATGTAAACCGCGACTTTCTTTGCGTTGCAATGCGCAACGTACAATTAAATCGGCGACCGTAGCCAGGTTACGTAATTCTAGAAAATCGTTACTGACCCGGAAATTCCAGTAGTAATCATTAATTTCGCGCATTAATAATTTAATTCGATTAGCTGCACGTTGTAAGCGTTTATCCGTGCGGACGATGCCAACATAATTCCACATGGTTTGGCGTAACTCATGCCAATTGTGGAGCACCACGACTTCTTCATCCGAATCAGCGACTTGTGATTCATCCCATGCGGGTAAAGACATGGGAGCCGGCGTATGCGGTAGTTGTAATTGAATATCTTGCGCAGCAGCGTGTGCAAACACCATGCATTCGAGTAAGGAATTGCTCGCTAAACGATTCGCGCCATGCAAGCCCGTGCACGCAGTTTCGCCTAAGGCATACAAACCTGGAATATCGGTGCGACCATTGTGATCCACGACCACGCCGCCGCAGGTGTAATGCGCAGCGGGAACTACTGGAATAGGTTCGCGCGTCATGTCGTAACCGTATTCTAAAATACGTTCATAAATATTCGGGAAATGACTACGAATAAAAGCCGCAGGTTTGTGGCTGATGTCGAGGTATACGCACTCTAAACCCTGACGTTTCATTTCGTGATCGATGGCGCGCGCGACGATATCACGTGGCGCTAATTCCCCGCGTTCATCGAATTTCGTCATGAAGCGCGTGCCATCGGGTAATAACAAGCGACCACCTTCACCACGTACCGCTTCGGAAATTAAAAACGATTTGGCATTCGGATGAAACAGACAGGTGGGATGAAATTGCATGAATTCCATATTGGCCACACGGCAGCCCGCGCGCCACGCCATCGCAATGCCATCACCCGTAGCGCCATCTGGATTTGAGGTGTAGAGATACACTTTACTGGCGCCACCGGTCGCTAATATTACAAATTGACTGGCTAAACATTCGACGCGGCCTGTATCTAAATTGAGCACATAGGCACCTAAACAACGCGGTGTGCTTAAACCTAGCTTGTGGCCGGTGATGATATCGATAGCGATTCGGCGTTCTAAAATCGTGATATTGGGATGCGCGCGCGCATGATTTTCTAAGGTGCTATGCAGGGCTTTACCGGTTGCATCATCGGCGTGAATAACGCGTCGATAATTATGGCCGCCTTCGCGTGTCAGATGGAAACCGGCGGTACCGTCTTCGTATGATTCACGGGTGAAAGGCATGCCGAGACTTTCTAGCCAGCGCACCATGTTAGGCGCATTTTCTACGACGAAGCGCACCGTTGCCGGATCGCATAAACCTGCGCCTGCCTCTAAAGTGTCGGTAATATGATCGGTAAAATGATCTTCGGGATCGAGTACGGCTGAAATACCGCCTTGCGCATAATAAGTGCTACTGCTGTGCCGATCGCCTTTTGCAATAATGGTCACTTGAGCGCGCTCAGCCAGTTGCAACGCCAAGGTAAGACCCGCAGCGCCGGCGCCAATAATAAGAATTTGTTGGGAATGTTGATCAGTCATTACTTACACTCAACACGATAGATGTATATTGTGGCACAAGAAACTAGCGGGAGCTAAAAGGAACTAATAAGTCAGCTAGCAGTCTTTACGCTACAAGGTCTTGAATGCTCCGGGGCCGCTTTTAAAGGAAGTGTTATGGCTACAAAGTCGCTTTCTACTGCACAGGTCGTTACAATCCGACCTACTATCAAACTTGATATGCCACCTCAATCAGAATTTTTCCTGCATGACACATCGGCACGACCACCTTCTAGATTTACTGCTGCTAAACAATTGTTGGCATTCCATATGCCAGCACCCAGCACGGCAGTTGTAATGAAAGATACCGCAGTAAGCGCATCGGCGGATGTTGATTTAGAATTAGTTAAGCGCGTGCAACGCGGTGATAAAAATGCATTTAATTTATTGATGCAAAAATATCAACATAAAATTGCAAAATTAATAGGTCGTTATATTCGTGATCCGCATGAAGCTCAAGATGTTACTCAAGAAGCATTTATCAAAGCGTATCGAGGCTTAAAAAATTTCCGTGGTGAAAGTGCTTTTTATACGTGGATGTATCGCATCGCAATTAACACCGCAAAAAATTATTTAATTTCTTTGGGGCGCAAGACTCCGCATTACGGTGTGGATGCTGAAGATGCAGAACAATTTGAGGGTGTTTCGGCGTTGAAAAATTATGATACACCCGAGCATTTATTGTTAACTGAAGAAATCAAAACGACGGTAGAGCAAACTATTAATAGTTTGCCGGCTGAATTAAAAACGGCCATTATCTTGCGTGAATTAGAAGGTATGAGTTACGAAGAAATTGCCGAAGCAATGGATTGTCCTATTGGCACAGTGCGTTCGCGTATTTTCCGAGCCCGTGAAGCGATTGATGTAAATTTAAAACCGCTGATCATGTCAGGTACTCGAGGTTAATAATGATAGTGAATGTGATGATAAACTTAAGTAGCGAGAATTTTTTATGATAGATGACAAATATGAATCGATATCTTGTTTGATGGATGGTCATACACCTGAAGCGTCGGAGCACGCGGAGTTTGATACTCAAACAACCTTGTCTTTGTTAAAAAATGATGCTGAAAGTCGCGCGCGTTGGTCACGATATCATTTAATTGGCGCGTGCTTGCGTGATGAAGTGTCCGTAGGGGCGAATATTAATATTGCTGATCGCGTGATGGCCGCATTAGAAAATGAACCGACAGTGATTGCGCCGCATGCAATGTCATTGCCCAAAAAAATTACTCGAAAATTATTCAAGCCCTTAGTAGGCGCTGCTATTGCAGCTTCAGCGGCTTTTGTTACGTTGGTGAGCGTGCAATTAATGCAACAACAAAATCTCAGCGATTCTAATGCCACGTGGTATGCGGATGCGGCATCAGCTACTGATATTAAAACTTTATTATCAGTAAATAAAAACATAACGACACCACCTGTGTTAAGTACGGTTGAAGATGAATATCTAATGGATCATATGGCACATTCGGCAGCAGGTCGGATGCAAGGTGTTTCGCCGTACGTTCGTTTGGCGGGTTATGAAAGTCAATAAATTTTATATGGCACATTTTGTTTTATGGTTGTCGTTGTTATGTATGCCGCTTGCGTGGTCGGCAGAGCCTCCCGCTGAAGCTAATTCATCTTATGGCTTAGTGAAAAGCATGACAGAAGCAATGCGGGATAAAAATTATTCTGGGACGTTTATTTATCGGCACGCTGATAAATTAGAAACGCTTAAAATTACGCATCGCAGAACCTCGCAAGGCGTCAATGAAAAATTGGTGGCTTTAAGTGGCGAGCCGCGCGAAATTTTGCGCG harbors:
- a CDS encoding sigma-E factor negative regulatory protein, with product MIDDKYESISCLMDGHTPEASEHAEFDTQTTLSLLKNDAESRARWSRYHLIGACLRDEVSVGANINIADRVMAALENEPTVIAPHAMSLPKKITRKLFKPLVGAAIAASAAFVTLVSVQLMQQQNLSDSNATWYADAASATDIKTLLSVNKNITTPPVLSTVEDEYLMDHMAHSAAGRMQGVSPYVRLAGYESQ
- the rpoE gene encoding RNA polymerase sigma factor RpoE, coding for MKDTAVSASADVDLELVKRVQRGDKNAFNLLMQKYQHKIAKLIGRYIRDPHEAQDVTQEAFIKAYRGLKNFRGESAFYTWMYRIAINTAKNYLISLGRKTPHYGVDAEDAEQFEGVSALKNYDTPEHLLLTEEIKTTVEQTINSLPAELKTAIILRELEGMSYEEIAEAMDCPIGTVRSRIFRAREAIDVNLKPLIMSGTRG
- the nadB gene encoding L-aspartate oxidase, with the translated sequence MTDQHSQQILIIGAGAAGLTLALQLAERAQVTIIAKGDRHSSSTYYAQGGISAVLDPEDHFTDHITDTLEAGAGLCDPATVRFVVENAPNMVRWLESLGMPFTRESYEDGTAGFHLTREGGHNYRRVIHADDATGKALHSTLENHARAHPNITILERRIAIDIITGHKLGLSTPRCLGAYVLNLDTGRVECLASQFVILATGGASKVYLYTSNPDGATGDGIAMAWRAGCRVANMEFMQFHPTCLFHPNAKSFLISEAVRGEGGRLLLPDGTRFMTKFDERGELAPRDIVARAIDHEMKRQGLECVYLDISHKPAAFIRSHFPNIYERILEYGYDMTREPIPVVPAAHYTCGGVVVDHNGRTDIPGLYALGETACTGLHGANRLASNSLLECMVFAHAAAQDIQLQLPHTPAPMSLPAWDESQVADSDEEVVVLHNWHELRQTMWNYVGIVRTDKRLQRAANRIKLLMREINDYYWNFRVSNDFLELRNLATVADLIVRCALQRKESRGLHTTLDYPETLAQATPTILTPAIKTTLTEVRLKHSIDPLDIDS
- a CDS encoding sulfurtransferase is translated as MTFNPAFIISPEVLHTHLSDFIIIDIRERRAYIENHLPNAIWFDASLLNRNDAPRVGLLPAPNELALHLGNIGISESSSVVVYDDQGGPAAGRFVWTTRAIGAQHVAMLDGGFNAWHHLRLPINTQLAISRAAVTFKTALKSESMVDATWIQANSANPALCIIDARTPAEYRGEDVRSAHGGHIPNALNLNWLLTKDPDNSGRFKSPELLHRLFEATGINPQQTIVSYCQSHQRSALLCVLLEAMGYPQVKGYPGAWSDWGNRDDLPIETKS
- the orn gene encoding oligoribonuclease; this translates as MSKNPENLIWIDLEMTGLDTQLDFIIEIATIVTDKELNILAEGPMLAIHQSDAVLAGMDAWNTRQHNQSGLVTRIVSSHINEALAEQQTLAFLADYVGKGLSPMCGNSICQDRRFLARVMPSLESYFSYRNLDVSTIKELTKRWAPTVSAGFEKKGSHLALDDIRESIEELRYYRQQVFKI